One genomic segment of Sanyastnella coralliicola includes these proteins:
- a CDS encoding multicopper oxidase domain-containing protein, which translates to MRLALVIACVLVCAQGIALDLTLYINKGELDFSGSAVSVCAFNETETLDSKNAIIELEIDELLNLTVINNDSLTHDFTIDGVLDADNEIAGYSQETFQLSFDELGAWRFYSSASYGEFIGATGTINVGLTEEACFFWNLFDLNKELTHDLASAELESIPSEYLPELFFINGDHFPNSLEDEDALVSVELGDTCYITIVNGGNMDHVMHFHGFHAEIVSAQVASDRVGWSKDTVPIKKGEAMVLKLVANLEGVYPVHDHNLIAVTNTGFYPGGMITQIHVGQ; encoded by the coding sequence ATGAGATTAGCGCTTGTCATAGCGTGTGTTTTGGTTTGTGCGCAGGGAATAGCGCTTGACCTGACCTTGTACATCAATAAAGGCGAACTCGACTTTAGCGGTAGCGCTGTCAGCGTTTGCGCCTTCAATGAAACGGAGACGCTTGATAGCAAGAATGCGATCATCGAATTGGAGATTGATGAGCTCTTGAATCTCACAGTGATCAATAATGACAGTCTGACGCATGACTTCACCATTGACGGCGTGCTCGATGCAGACAATGAGATCGCTGGATATAGCCAAGAAACGTTCCAGCTTTCGTTCGATGAATTGGGCGCCTGGCGATTCTATTCATCAGCTTCGTACGGCGAATTCATTGGCGCTACAGGCACCATTAACGTTGGCCTCACGGAAGAGGCATGCTTCTTTTGGAATCTATTTGATCTGAATAAAGAGCTGACGCATGATCTCGCTAGCGCGGAATTGGAATCCATCCCTTCTGAGTACCTGCCGGAGTTGTTCTTCATTAACGGAGATCACTTCCCTAACTCACTGGAAGATGAAGACGCTCTCGTTTCAGTTGAGCTAGGAGACACCTGTTACATCACCATTGTAAATGGCGGCAACATGGACCATGTCATGCATTTCCATGGCTTCCATGCTGAGATCGTTTCAGCGCAAGTTGCTAGTGATCGCGTAGGCTGGTCGAAAGACACCGTTCCAATCAAGAAAGGAGAAGCCATGGTGCTTAAGTTGGTAGCGAACCTAGAAGGTGTTTACCCAGTGCATGACCACAATTTGATTGCGGTGACCAATACTGGTTTCTATCCGGGAGGAATGATCACTCAAATTCATGTAGGCCAATGA
- a CDS encoding DUF427 domain-containing protein, translated as MKAIWNDTVIAESDDTVVIEGNHYFPPESIKEEFFKSSETHTVCPWKGTASYYSLEVNGETNADAAWYYPEVSELAKGIKGRVAFWKGVKVTE; from the coding sequence ATGAAAGCAATTTGGAACGATACAGTCATCGCGGAGAGCGATGACACCGTAGTTATAGAAGGGAATCACTACTTCCCACCGGAGAGCATCAAAGAAGAGTTCTTTAAATCTTCAGAAACGCATACTGTTTGTCCTTGGAAAGGAACGGCAAGCTACTACTCACTTGAAGTGAATGGGGAGACCAATGCAGATGCAGCTTGGTATTACCCTGAAGTAAGCGAACTAGCGAAAGGCATCAAAGGCAGAGTAGCATTTTGGAAAGGAGTAAAAGTTACTGAATGA
- the egtD gene encoding L-histidine N(alpha)-methyltransferase has product MIDQFITDVVEGLSKEQKTLPSKYFYDEKGDQLFVDIMNMPEYYLTNCEMEIFSDQASALAQLIGHETSFDLIELGAGDGTKTVHLLRALQQSHDFTYKPIDISPFAIEGLLQKLSVELPELKTEGVAGDYFSALAKFKEINRPISILFMGSNIGNLTDDKAKKFIGDLSQSMKPGDKLLIGVDLKKDPSIILPAYNDAQGITRDFNMNLLDRMNRELDADFNLEQFKHAPVYDEQIGEARSYLVSKSNQSVAIGKANKIFHFEEGERIHTETSRKYDAELIKELTCDHGLTILKQLTDSRGYFSDFILEKQNT; this is encoded by the coding sequence ATGATCGATCAATTTATTACCGATGTAGTCGAGGGGCTATCAAAAGAGCAGAAGACCCTTCCGTCGAAATATTTCTACGACGAAAAGGGAGATCAACTCTTCGTTGATATCATGAACATGCCTGAATACTACCTCACCAATTGTGAGATGGAGATTTTCAGTGATCAAGCTTCCGCGTTAGCGCAGTTGATAGGACATGAAACCTCGTTCGACTTAATCGAACTAGGAGCAGGAGACGGAACAAAGACGGTTCATTTGCTACGTGCGCTTCAGCAATCACACGACTTCACATATAAGCCGATTGATATTTCACCATTCGCCATTGAAGGACTCTTACAGAAGCTTTCTGTCGAGCTTCCGGAACTGAAGACTGAAGGTGTAGCTGGAGATTACTTTTCCGCGCTAGCGAAATTCAAAGAGATCAATAGACCCATCAGCATCCTGTTCATGGGAAGCAACATTGGCAACTTGACCGATGACAAGGCGAAGAAGTTCATCGGCGACTTGAGTCAATCAATGAAGCCAGGAGACAAGTTGTTGATTGGGGTAGACTTGAAGAAAGACCCGTCAATAATTCTCCCGGCTTATAACGACGCTCAAGGCATTACCAGAGACTTCAACATGAACCTCTTAGATCGTATGAATCGAGAGTTAGATGCTGATTTCAATCTCGAACAGTTCAAGCATGCACCCGTGTATGATGAGCAAATTGGAGAGGCGAGAAGCTACCTCGTGAGTAAGTCCAACCAATCGGTTGCTATTGGCAAGGCCAACAAGATCTTCCATTTTGAGGAAGGGGAGAGAATACACACAGAAACAAGCCGCAAGTACGATGCGGAATTAATCAAAGAATTGACTTGTGATCACGGCTTGACTATCTTGAAACAACTGACGGATTCAAGAGGTTACTTTTCTGATTTCATCTTAGAAAAACAGAACACATGA
- a CDS encoding T9SS type A sorting domain-containing protein — protein MKKSLLFLLGVIFAFSTQAQVTGISVEVVTEHDGMVGTADLTGYTTYRVYANTVNEGDFVSALFGLAGTPLEINTTTSFFQSEFGTQTGSTINGDVFEFFPDLEFDSWVTIGRAQASDPGADVTATQDASEPWVDNFAAGNNIVIDGVIGGAWFTLYGAPEIAPNGYATGNQVLIGQFTTDGVLSGFVNAQVFVNGDQEQEEQNTCFPFSSDPMAIFGCVDPIANNYDVEADVNDCSCDYTCTIAIDEVATTVTSCIDSNDGTATVTASGQQGAITYAIDGGSPVALNTFEGLSGGSHTIVVEDSQGCTAELTFDVPSPDPIVVELELTSTISCNGDADAVITATGSGGTGELMYDLDPELANPVTFAEFGDLGPGLYTVYAVDENGCPGQSGNLTVSNPLAVQVNITAQANASCSDTEDGTIVCIGTGGTGGLTYSIDGENFQAENVFNVGPGTYTVTATDVNGCTDVSDITAEITAPEAISFAPDAVNPTCFGDTDGSISGAATGGNGGFEYVIDGADPVNMVDLTDLAPGTYEFVITDSEGCEATVIVGLDEPAEVTATASVTDPACADDTNGSIDVTAAGGTESYTYSIDGGDPQNNPSFEGLGGGSYDITVIDSNGCEGSTTADVVNPDAIDVTDVTSNEESAAGANDGSIEITVEGGTGSYTFEWTQGGNVVSTDEDPTGLAGGDYTVVITDENDCTFELDVTVTTSIEELGAGISFSVSPNPSNGLFFLNIEGLNGQAVSYRVVDASGRVIANEQINGTQADIRYEINMTDVANGLYYLNLTVGTSTATTTIVKQF, from the coding sequence ATGAAAAAATCACTACTCTTTTTGCTCGGAGTAATTTTCGCGTTCTCCACCCAGGCGCAAGTAACAGGCATTTCTGTTGAAGTTGTTACTGAGCACGACGGTATGGTAGGTACTGCCGACTTAACAGGCTACACTACATACCGTGTTTATGCAAACACCGTAAATGAAGGTGACTTCGTGTCAGCTCTCTTCGGTCTAGCAGGTACTCCACTTGAAATTAACACGACTACATCATTTTTCCAGTCAGAGTTCGGAACTCAGACAGGTTCAACGATTAACGGTGATGTATTCGAATTCTTCCCAGATCTAGAATTTGATAGCTGGGTAACTATTGGTCGCGCACAAGCATCTGATCCAGGAGCTGACGTTACGGCAACACAAGATGCTTCGGAGCCTTGGGTTGATAACTTCGCTGCAGGTAACAACATCGTTATTGATGGAGTGATCGGTGGTGCGTGGTTTACACTATATGGTGCTCCTGAAATCGCACCTAATGGTTACGCTACTGGAAACCAAGTATTGATTGGCCAGTTCACAACTGACGGAGTTCTTTCAGGATTCGTTAACGCTCAGGTATTCGTGAATGGAGACCAGGAACAAGAAGAACAAAACACTTGTTTCCCATTCTCTTCTGATCCAATGGCAATCTTTGGTTGTGTTGATCCAATCGCGAACAACTACGACGTAGAAGCAGACGTAAACGACTGTTCATGTGATTACACTTGTACTATCGCTATCGACGAAGTAGCTACTACAGTTACCAGCTGTATCGATTCTAACGACGGTACTGCTACTGTTACTGCTTCAGGGCAGCAGGGAGCAATCACTTACGCTATCGACGGAGGTTCTCCTGTAGCATTGAACACGTTCGAAGGTCTTTCAGGTGGTTCACACACTATCGTTGTAGAAGATTCTCAAGGTTGTACGGCTGAGTTAACATTTGATGTTCCTTCTCCTGACCCAATCGTTGTAGAACTTGAATTGACTTCAACAATCTCTTGTAACGGAGACGCAGACGCAGTAATCACTGCTACTGGTTCTGGTGGTACAGGAGAATTGATGTACGATCTAGACCCTGAGTTGGCTAACCCTGTAACTTTTGCAGAGTTCGGTGACCTAGGACCTGGTCTCTACACAGTATATGCAGTAGACGAAAATGGATGTCCAGGACAGTCTGGAAACCTTACTGTATCTAATCCACTTGCTGTTCAAGTAAACATTACTGCACAGGCAAATGCTTCTTGTTCAGATACTGAAGACGGAACAATCGTTTGTATCGGTACTGGTGGTACTGGTGGTCTTACTTACTCAATCGATGGTGAGAACTTCCAAGCTGAAAACGTATTCAACGTAGGTCCTGGTACATACACTGTGACAGCAACTGACGTTAACGGATGTACTGATGTTTCTGACATCACGGCTGAAATTACTGCTCCAGAAGCGATCTCATTTGCTCCTGACGCTGTAAACCCAACTTGTTTCGGAGATACTGACGGATCTATCAGTGGTGCTGCTACTGGTGGTAACGGAGGGTTCGAATATGTAATCGACGGTGCAGATCCAGTGAACATGGTAGATCTTACTGATCTAGCTCCTGGAACTTACGAGTTCGTTATTACTGACTCTGAAGGATGTGAAGCAACAGTAATCGTAGGTCTTGATGAGCCAGCTGAAGTAACCGCTACTGCATCAGTAACTGACCCTGCTTGTGCTGATGACACAAACGGTTCTATCGATGTAACTGCAGCTGGTGGTACTGAAAGCTACACTTACTCTATTGACGGTGGTGACCCACAGAACAACCCAAGCTTCGAAGGTCTTGGTGGTGGTTCTTACGACATCACAGTAATCGACTCAAACGGATGTGAAGGTTCTACAACTGCTGACGTTGTGAACCCTGACGCTATCGACGTAACTGACGTAACTTCAAACGAAGAGTCTGCTGCAGGTGCAAACGACGGTTCTATCGAAATCACTGTTGAAGGTGGTACAGGATCGTACACGTTCGAATGGACGCAAGGTGGAAACGTTGTTTCTACTGACGAAGATCCAACAGGTCTTGCTGGTGGTGACTACACTGTAGTTATTACTGACGAGAACGATTGTACTTTCGAACTAGATGTAACAGTGACAACTTCAATTGAAGAGCTTGGAGCAGGAATCTCATTCTCTGTATCTCCAAACCCATCAAACGGACTGTTCTTCTTGAACATCGAAGGACTAAACGGTCAAGCTGTTTCATACCGCGTGGTTGACGCTAGTGGTCGTGTGATTGCAAATGAGCAGATCAACGGAACACAAGCTGACATTCGTTACGAAATCAACATGACTGACGTAGCTAACGGTCTTTACTACTTGAACCTCACTGTAGGTACAAGTACAGCTACAACAACTATCGTGAAGCAATTCTAA
- a CDS encoding T9SS type A sorting domain-containing protein, which yields MKKFYSLLMACCLGFAVQAQMQYNVTFQVDMNNETVSMDGVHIAGGFQGWDPAATMLTDDDMDGVYEITLAVDEGDHEFKFLNGNDWPFEEVVPDACRANLDGNTNRLITVTEDMTYSVCFGSCAACGMNTVLFRVDMSLQEEVAPQGVHVAGNFQGWDPGATMLTDEDGDMVYSVAYSFDPTALDADGGNLIFKYINGNDWPFPNENVPADCGDGTGNRLITLESANYVTDAFCFDACGSCVAPTEVTFQVDMSLQTVSPNGVHIAGAFQGWNPGADMLSDDDMDGIYEITMMIAPGSYEYKFVNGNDWEGEDNDNESVPADCNTNGNRLIVVEADMPQTVTYCYNQCTAACVNDPDPADITFSVNMQDEVVSADGVWLMGGFSSPQWQEGAMMMSDDDADGIYTITVNISGPAEFQYKFTNGDPYPDGTVDGSVEETYDFTLGGCGVENGIGGFNRTHVRSGMEETLDVVCYNSCVDCGIGIYGERVEAELNIFPNPTSGVINISTNDMQGATNLTVIDAQGRAVIVSQVVINEGQLLEVDLQELPAGFYTLQLLNGNAVANQVVVKK from the coding sequence ATGAAGAAATTTTACTCACTATTGATGGCATGCTGTCTTGGATTCGCTGTCCAAGCACAGATGCAGTACAATGTCACTTTCCAAGTTGACATGAACAACGAAACCGTATCCATGGACGGAGTGCACATTGCAGGTGGTTTCCAGGGATGGGATCCAGCAGCTACGATGTTGACTGACGACGACATGGACGGAGTATACGAGATTACTCTAGCAGTAGACGAAGGTGATCACGAATTCAAATTCCTCAACGGTAACGATTGGCCGTTCGAAGAAGTGGTTCCTGACGCTTGTCGTGCAAACCTTGACGGAAATACAAACCGCTTGATCACGGTAACAGAAGACATGACATACTCTGTGTGTTTCGGAAGCTGTGCAGCTTGTGGAATGAACACTGTTCTTTTCCGTGTAGATATGTCTCTACAAGAAGAAGTAGCTCCACAAGGGGTACACGTTGCTGGTAACTTCCAAGGATGGGACCCCGGAGCAACGATGTTGACTGATGAAGATGGTGACATGGTTTACTCTGTTGCTTACTCATTTGATCCTACAGCACTTGACGCAGATGGTGGAAACCTTATCTTCAAGTACATTAACGGTAACGATTGGCCATTCCCGAACGAAAATGTTCCTGCTGATTGCGGTGATGGAACCGGTAACCGCCTGATCACACTTGAGTCTGCGAACTACGTAACCGACGCATTCTGTTTTGATGCATGTGGATCATGTGTTGCTCCAACAGAAGTGACTTTCCAGGTTGACATGAGCCTACAGACAGTTTCTCCAAACGGAGTTCACATTGCTGGTGCATTCCAGGGATGGAACCCTGGAGCTGACATGCTCTCAGATGACGACATGGACGGTATCTACGAGATCACAATGATGATTGCACCTGGTTCATACGAGTACAAGTTCGTTAACGGGAACGACTGGGAAGGAGAAGACAACGACAACGAATCTGTTCCTGCTGATTGTAACACTAACGGAAACCGTTTGATCGTTGTTGAAGCTGACATGCCACAGACAGTAACTTACTGTTACAACCAATGTACTGCCGCTTGTGTGAATGATCCTGATCCTGCAGACATTACGTTCTCTGTGAACATGCAAGACGAAGTCGTAAGCGCTGACGGTGTTTGGTTGATGGGTGGATTCTCTAGCCCACAATGGCAAGAAGGTGCGATGATGATGTCTGACGATGACGCAGACGGAATTTACACGATAACGGTTAACATCAGTGGTCCAGCTGAATTCCAGTACAAGTTCACAAACGGTGATCCATACCCTGATGGAACTGTAGACGGATCAGTAGAAGAGACCTACGACTTCACGCTTGGTGGTTGTGGTGTTGAGAACGGAATCGGTGGATTTAACCGTACACACGTTCGCTCTGGAATGGAAGAGACACTTGACGTCGTTTGTTACAACTCATGCGTTGACTGTGGAATCGGTATCTACGGAGAGCGTGTGGAAGCAGAATTGAACATCTTCCCGAACCCAACTTCAGGAGTGATCAACATTTCTACAAACGATATGCAGGGAGCTACAAACTTGACAGTGATTGATGCTCAAGGACGTGCAGTAATCGTTTCTCAGGTAGTTATCAACGAAGGGCAGCTGCTTGAAGTTGACCTACAAGAGCTTCCAGCTGGATTCTATACACTACAACTTTTGAACGGCAATGCCGTTGCAAATCAAGTAGTTGTGAAGAAGTAA
- a CDS encoding multicopper oxidase domain-containing protein, with amino-acid sequence MKIVSLLVGLCLSFTVSHGQTVVELFSGMDGFLLLDTGSPTQIWGYGYIDEGTYTIPAPELTFDLNDDIELYFENWSPEAHTIHLHGLDVDQANDGVPQTSFQVTQGENATYSFETTHPGTYLYHCHVTTTLHLTMGMYGMIVVNYNETQAYEGSPAFDREFRYLMSDLEIETNDAPNQAFPFHEIYPDYFMINGKSGDQITNTPSLSLSMEEGETGVVRFGSMAYSKLIVDIPEELNAVVHMSDGRVVPQTFGATELEIFPGERFTVFVDPDPGFEEDILVSYYSMLNNELEGVNTIPVTNLSNSVEESSRSSLEIYPNPSSGVIQLKGAEGNFVITDLHGKVVYVLNSTVKQHDLSHLNSGTYFLLDLDRKNSAQKLIIK; translated from the coding sequence ATGAAAATCGTGAGTTTACTTGTTGGTTTGTGTCTGTCATTTACCGTATCCCATGGTCAAACAGTAGTAGAGCTTTTTTCAGGAATGGATGGCTTCTTGCTACTCGATACAGGTAGTCCAACCCAAATCTGGGGATATGGCTACATCGATGAAGGTACATACACCATACCTGCTCCTGAGTTGACCTTTGATCTGAATGACGACATCGAACTTTACTTCGAAAACTGGTCTCCGGAAGCCCATACCATCCACTTACACGGACTTGATGTTGATCAAGCCAACGACGGTGTGCCGCAAACTTCATTTCAAGTAACGCAAGGGGAGAATGCCACCTATTCGTTCGAAACGACGCACCCAGGCACTTATTTGTATCATTGCCATGTCACTACCACACTCCATTTGACGATGGGGATGTATGGAATGATCGTGGTCAATTACAATGAGACACAAGCCTACGAAGGCTCGCCAGCATTCGATCGTGAGTTCAGATACCTGATGTCTGATTTGGAAATCGAAACCAACGATGCACCCAATCAAGCGTTTCCGTTTCATGAGATTTACCCAGACTATTTCATGATTAACGGAAAGTCTGGTGACCAAATCACCAATACACCTTCACTGAGTCTTTCAATGGAAGAAGGGGAGACCGGGGTAGTGCGATTCGGTAGTATGGCCTATTCAAAGCTCATTGTAGATATTCCAGAAGAACTCAATGCGGTAGTACATATGTCAGATGGACGTGTTGTCCCTCAAACCTTTGGAGCTACTGAGCTAGAGATTTTCCCGGGAGAACGATTTACCGTCTTCGTTGATCCAGACCCTGGTTTTGAAGAAGACATTCTTGTGTCTTACTACAGCATGCTGAATAATGAGTTGGAGGGGGTCAATACAATCCCGGTAACCAATCTGAGTAATTCGGTAGAAGAATCATCTCGTTCTAGCTTAGAGATCTATCCGAACCCAAGTAGCGGAGTGATTCAACTCAAAGGTGCCGAAGGGAATTTTGTGATTACTGATCTTCACGGCAAGGTAGTCTATGTGTTGAATTCTACAGTGAAGCAACACGATCTAAGTCACCTCAATTCAGGGACTTACTTCCTTCTAGATCTCGACAGAAAAAATTCTGCTCAGAAGCTGATTATTAAGTAA
- the egtB gene encoding ergothioneine biosynthesis protein EgtB, whose amino-acid sequence MNESLITDAQVTMTVDDYISVRERTTDLASPLTIEDHIPQPVYFASPPKWHLAHTTWFFEQMVLKEHVANYEEFHPEFGFYFNSYYNTLGARTMRADRGSITRPGVEEVYAYRKHVDDAMKTLLSQPELLTTEIAELITLGLNHEQQHQELMVTDFKYAFALNHVGPVYHPEADFAGKVEKQPAGWIQMEEGVYEVGFKGKGFHFDNEQGRHKVYLHSFAIAETLVTNGEFIQFIEDGGYQRHELWLDEGWSWVQQHEINHPMYWVKEEGNWLRYTLAGYKEVNPDEMLCHVSFYEANAFAQWKGMRLPTEFEWEAASNHFNWGERWEWTNSAYLAYPQFKIADGAVGEYNGKFMINQMVLRGASCITAPGHSRNTYRNFFHPQYQWQYSGIRLAKSI is encoded by the coding sequence ATGAATGAATCGCTGATCACCGATGCACAGGTGACTATGACTGTGGATGATTACATCTCAGTACGGGAGCGCACCACAGACCTGGCCAGCCCACTGACCATTGAAGATCACATCCCTCAACCTGTGTACTTTGCTAGTCCTCCTAAATGGCACCTAGCGCATACCACTTGGTTCTTTGAACAAATGGTGCTCAAAGAACACGTGGCGAACTACGAAGAGTTCCATCCTGAATTCGGATTCTACTTCAATAGCTATTACAACACGCTTGGTGCTCGAACAATGAGAGCTGATCGCGGTTCAATTACGCGGCCTGGGGTAGAAGAGGTTTATGCGTACCGGAAGCACGTTGATGACGCTATGAAGACCCTGCTGTCTCAGCCTGAGCTATTAACAACTGAAATCGCAGAGCTCATTACACTGGGGCTAAATCACGAACAACAGCATCAAGAGCTCATGGTGACCGATTTCAAATATGCTTTTGCATTGAATCATGTCGGACCTGTATACCATCCTGAAGCAGACTTCGCAGGTAAGGTTGAGAAACAACCCGCGGGGTGGATTCAAATGGAAGAAGGTGTCTACGAAGTCGGCTTCAAGGGTAAAGGCTTCCACTTTGACAATGAGCAAGGACGTCACAAGGTTTATTTGCATTCCTTCGCTATCGCGGAAACGCTCGTGACCAATGGAGAATTCATTCAGTTCATTGAAGATGGAGGCTATCAAAGACATGAGCTATGGCTAGATGAAGGATGGAGTTGGGTTCAACAACATGAGATCAATCACCCGATGTATTGGGTGAAAGAAGAAGGGAATTGGCTGAGATATACCCTTGCCGGATATAAAGAAGTGAATCCTGATGAAATGCTTTGTCATGTATCATTCTATGAAGCCAACGCCTTTGCTCAGTGGAAAGGAATGAGGCTTCCAACAGAATTTGAGTGGGAGGCAGCATCTAATCACTTCAATTGGGGTGAGCGATGGGAGTGGACCAATAGCGCTTATCTCGCTTATCCGCAGTTCAAGATTGCAGATGGAGCGGTTGGTGAATACAATGGAAAATTTATGATCAACCAAATGGTGCTTCGAGGAGCATCATGCATCACGGCACCAGGTCATTCAAGAAATACCTACAGAAATTTCTTCCACCCACAATACCAATGGCAATATTCAGGCATACGCCTGGCCAAATCGATATGA
- a CDS encoding alpha-amylase family glycosyl hydrolase — translation MKSQVVNNSLILLLPSLLVSLTMWSAPSIEKVEPPYWWTGMEYDRLELMIYGDELSGSEVAVDYDGIRVLNVTSVTNDHYLFIELGISPETKPGTFNLTLRQGRKKTEYKYQLKSKDDMPNGMKGLNQSDFIYLLYPDRFANGDYSNDILENSYDTELNREHIFRRHGGDLQGVIDHLDYIEDLGVTALWLNPVWTNDRPETSYHGYAPTDIYEIDPRLGGNQSYMNLADSCRQRGIKVIKDIVYNHWSDKHWIYQDLPDSSWINFWPEYTNTTYRAPTLLDPYADPAETKVFSDGWFTTYMPDLNQRNPHLSNYLIQNSIWWIGTYGIDAFRIDTYAYPDQLFMAELAERIESEFPDFMMFGETWVHGHGVQAWFTEDNHTQRKFDSGLDGVTDFQLYYAINDCFNEGFGWTQGASKLYYALAHDVLYDDPKEQVTFLDNHDLSRVFAVMGEDPAKLKMAIGFMMTTRGIPSLYYGTEIALSNFADPDGKVRQDFPGGWKEDESNKFEASGRNELETDVFEFTQKLANYRKNHPEIFTGRLTQFVPQDGVYAYVRHNEGEKFLVILNPTEEERSIDLSNMSTTQGMTQGFDIITEQVVDLESLVISTPAKTIQMIEVR, via the coding sequence ATGAAAAGCCAAGTAGTGAATAACTCTCTTATCCTTTTATTGCCAAGCCTTTTGGTGAGTTTGACAATGTGGTCAGCTCCTTCAATTGAAAAAGTAGAACCGCCTTATTGGTGGACTGGAATGGAATATGATCGCCTCGAGCTGATGATCTACGGAGATGAGCTTTCTGGCAGTGAAGTAGCTGTCGACTATGATGGCATTAGGGTGCTCAACGTCACTTCGGTGACCAATGATCATTACCTATTTATAGAGCTTGGAATTTCACCCGAGACGAAACCGGGAACTTTTAACCTGACACTGCGTCAAGGGAGAAAGAAAACTGAGTATAAATATCAACTCAAATCGAAGGACGACATGCCCAATGGTATGAAAGGACTTAATCAGAGCGATTTCATTTATCTCCTCTACCCTGACCGTTTTGCCAATGGAGATTATAGCAACGATATTCTGGAGAATAGCTATGACACCGAACTGAATCGCGAACATATATTCAGACGACACGGAGGAGACCTTCAAGGTGTCATCGACCACTTAGACTATATCGAAGATCTAGGGGTAACAGCGCTCTGGCTGAACCCAGTATGGACCAATGATCGACCTGAGACTTCTTATCATGGCTACGCCCCAACGGATATTTACGAAATTGACCCTAGACTTGGCGGGAATCAATCATATATGAACCTCGCAGATTCGTGCCGTCAAAGGGGGATAAAGGTGATTAAAGACATTGTGTACAACCACTGGTCAGATAAGCACTGGATTTATCAAGATCTACCCGACTCTAGCTGGATCAATTTCTGGCCGGAATACACCAACACCACCTACCGTGCACCTACCCTGCTCGACCCCTATGCTGACCCGGCAGAAACAAAGGTTTTCAGTGATGGTTGGTTCACCACCTACATGCCTGATCTGAACCAACGAAATCCTCACCTTTCGAATTACCTCATTCAAAACAGCATTTGGTGGATTGGCACCTACGGAATTGATGCCTTTAGAATCGACACATACGCCTACCCTGATCAATTATTTATGGCGGAACTCGCGGAGCGCATTGAAAGTGAATTCCCAGACTTCATGATGTTTGGTGAGACTTGGGTTCACGGACACGGTGTTCAAGCTTGGTTCACAGAAGACAATCATACCCAACGTAAATTTGACTCAGGCCTTGATGGTGTAACTGACTTTCAATTGTACTACGCTATCAACGATTGCTTCAATGAAGGCTTTGGCTGGACACAGGGGGCTTCGAAACTCTACTATGCCCTAGCTCACGATGTGCTTTATGACGACCCTAAAGAACAGGTGACCTTCCTAGACAACCATGACTTGAGCCGTGTGTTCGCAGTAATGGGAGAAGATCCTGCAAAATTGAAAATGGCCATCGGTTTCATGATGACAACACGAGGCATTCCTTCATTGTACTACGGAACAGAAATTGCCTTAAGTAACTTCGCCGATCCTGATGGCAAAGTGCGACAAGACTTCCCTGGTGGATGGAAAGAAGATGAAAGTAACAAGTTCGAAGCTTCCGGTCGAAATGAACTGGAAACGGATGTCTTCGAATTCACACAAAAATTGGCCAACTACCGAAAGAACCATCCAGAAATCTTTACTGGAAGACTTACTCAGTTTGTCCCTCAAGACGGTGTTTACGCGTATGTACGACACAATGAAGGAGAGAAATTTCTCGTGATTTTGAACCCTACAGAAGAAGAACGTAGCATCGATTTGAGTAACATGTCAACAACCCAAGGAATGACCCAGGGCTTTGACATCATTACTGAACAAGTTGTGGACCTTGAATCGCTCGTGATTTCAACTCCTGCGAAAACGATTCAAATGATTGAAGTGCGTTAA